From Cryptomeria japonica unplaced genomic scaffold, Sugi_1.0 HiC_scaffold_94, whole genome shotgun sequence, a single genomic window includes:
- the LOC131864815 gene encoding aspartic proteinase nepenthesin-2-like — MAYKNVVTMLAVNLFMCCFCTLLLAEAMRANHQFRSDSAFSRLKRMESSIKAQSTGKLEPLVGMGIPEVGEDRAYFMIIGMGTPPISIRSQVDTGSDLIWFDCTALPTSSSTFKSLPCPSSLCSNLPNSTCSTSCQFSHNYTGSRNISGELFSETFTMTNGSGTSHSFAGVAFGCSHDTQRDGEVGADGVVWKNSLVGRNGVVGLGRRKLSLISQIGESKFSYCLADDYSEDYDDISSTPLLFGSAAELSATGV, encoded by the coding sequence ATGGCATACAAAAATGTGGTCACAATGCTTGCGGTAAATCTGTTCATGTGCTGCTTTTGTACGTTACTTCTTGCGGAAGCTATGCGCGCAAACCACCAGTTCAGAAGTGATTCAGCCTTTAGCAGGCTCAAAAGAATGGAATCCTCAATTAAAGCTCAAAGTACAGGAAAACTGGAACCTCTAGTGGGTATGGGTATTCCTGAGGTGGGCGAGGACAGAGCATATTTCATGATAATCGGAATGGGAACGCCACCAATAAGCATACGCTCACAAGTTGATACGGGCAGCGATCTAATTTGGTTTGACTGCACAGCCCTCCCCACGAGTTCCTCTACCTTCAAATCTCTCCCCTGCCCATCTTCCCTCTGCTCTAATCTTCCCAATTCGACCTGTTCAACCAGCTGTCAATTTTCTCATAATTACACAGGCAGCCGGAACATATCGGGCGAGTTATTCTCGGAGACCTTCACCATGACAAATGGAAGCGGGACTTCGCATTCCTTTGCTGGAGTAGCATTTGGGTGTAGCCATGACACCCAGCGAGACGGCGAGGTGGGTGCTGACGGCGTAGTGTGGAAAAATAGCCTCGTCGGGAGAAATGGCGTCGTGGGGCTTGGGCGACGGAAATTATCGCTCATCTCACAGATTGGCGAGTCTAAATTTTCCTACTGTCTTGCCGATGATTACTCGGAAGACTACGATGACATATCCTCCACGCCTCTCCTTTTCGGCAGCGCAGCAGAATTGAGCGCCACAGGAGTCTAG